Proteins co-encoded in one Salvia splendens isolate huo1 chromosome 4, SspV2, whole genome shotgun sequence genomic window:
- the LOC121801266 gene encoding protein tesmin/TSO1-like CXC 2, which produces MEERVEIPAKERCTEVIEVMDTPERGKNTQIAASMAKFEDSPVFMFLNSLSPIMPVKSTHITQTINPLSFASIPSVFTSPHVSSLRESRFLRRHQLSDPSKPEFSSYDGTKPGANKEDIDATKKLDEQKESGDGGDVAAEPSYDDCSKFVVDFTSPSSNLRRGCGLEAKAMADYGCTSSALVPPMDEPPQRGEVNTDGVYQNREAKSCDWEHMVSDTSELLVFQSPDDRDSYIKSIDPGTSFYTGIKSDMQRLQVIYAVDSGEHVVAGNEAKTSSTQPREEDGMENALVSGPSLSNSDEKGDCEQLGFYRGMRRRCLVFEMGGARRKHLEENRVSDSSVWLCSDGNITSSGQKVVALNRGNESSRHLMPGIGLHLNALATTPKDNQSGNPDSSSYARLLIGPSSVVNLHPSTTNQGLLDDNLLLATSDRNGDGIENAVEDACPPAAYAANEEINQGSPKRKRRRAEQAGEGESCKRCNCKRSKCLKLYCECFAAGVYCVEPCACIDCFNKPIHENTVLATRKQIESRNPLAFAPKVIRGSDSPSEMRDNSSKTPASARHKRGCNCKKSGCLKKYCECYQGGVGCSINCRCEGCKNAFGRKDGMEAEVEEEMHASEMSMSDKGLQKIVIENDVQQNPEEFATPATPLRGGRQSVQLPVSSKKKPPRSSFPSIGSSSSSVLPKQGFGKSSFFPPPPKFDTIREDEIPDVLQGGGGSPDGGVQSASPNRKRVSPPHNAGGMSPGPKSSRKLILESIPSFPSLTRNQ; this is translated from the exons ATGGAGGAGAGAGTTGAGATTCCTGCAAAAGAGAGATGCACAGAAGTCATAGAAGTGATGGACACTCCAGAGAGGGGCAAGAACACCCAGATCGCAGCATCCATGGCCAAATTTGAG GATTCCCCAGTTTTTATGTTCCTCAACAGTCTCTCCCCTATTATGCCGGTTAAATCCACACACATCACGCAGACGATCAATCCTCTTAGTTTTGCATCCATTCCATCTGTCTTCACTTCGCCTCATGTTAGTTCTCTACGGGAATCTAGGTTTCTCCGAAG GCATCAGCTTTCCGATCCATCAAAACCTGAGTTCTCTTCCTATGATGGGACTAAACCTGGTGCAAATAAGGAGGATATAGATGCTACTAAGAAATTGGATGAACAAAAGGAAAGTGGTGATGGCGGGGACGTGGCTGCTGAGCCATCTTACGATGATTGCTCCAAGTTTGTGGTGGATTTCACCAGCCCTAGCTCCAACTTAAGACGTGGCTGTGgtcttgaagccaaagccaTGGCAGATTACGGTTGCACTTCTTCAGCCCTTGTTCCGCCAATGGATGAGCCCCCTCAGAGGGGTGAAGTGAACACTGACGGGGTATATCAAAATAGAGAAGCCAAGTCCTGTGATTGGGAGCATATGGTTTCTGATACTTCGGAGCTGCTAGTCTTTCAATCTCCCGATGATAGAGATTCTTACATCAAATCAATCGATCCTGGGACAAGTTTCTATACCGGGATTAAGAGCGACATGCAGCGCTTGCAAGTGATTTATGCGGTGGATTCTGGAGAGCATGTTGTTGCGGGAAATGAAGCTAAAACATCGTCTACTCAGCCCAGAGAAGAAGATGGAATGGAAAATGCTCTAGTTTccggtccatcattgagcaatTCTGATGAAAAAGGGGATTGTGAG CAACTTGGTTTCTACCGAGGTATGAGAAGGCGCTGTCTGGTTTTTGAGATGGGAGGAGCCCGTAGGAAACATTTGGAAGAGAATCGTGTCTCGGATTCTTCCGTGTGGCTTTGTTCTGATGGCAATATAACCTCCAGCGGCCAGAAGGTAGTTGCGCTAAACAGGGGGAACGAGTCTTCACGTCATCTTATGCCTGGAATTGGCTTGCATCTAAATGCGCTTGCAACAACACCTAAGGACAATCAAAGTGGTAATCCTGATTCTTCATCGTATGCACGGTTATTGATTGGTCCGAGCTCAGTTGTCAATCTCCACCCATCAACTACAAATCAAGGACTGCTGGACGACAACTTACTGCTTGCCACATCTGACAGAAATGGCGATGGCATTGAAAATGCTGTTGAAGATGCCTGCCCGCCAGCCGCATATGCAGCAAATGAAGAGATCAATCAGGGCAGTCCAAAGAGAAAGAG ACGTAGGGCTGAACAAGCTGGGGAAGGCGAGTCCTGTAAACGGTGCAACTGCAAGAGATCAAAATGTCTAAAACT CTACTGTGAATGCTTTGCTGCTGGGGTGTATTGCGTGGAGCCGTGTGCTTGTATAGATTGCTTCAATAAACCTATCCACGAAAACACTGTCCTTGCAACGCGTAAACAAATCGAATCAAGAAATCCTCTTGCCTTTGCTCCCAAAGTGATCAGAGGATCAGATTCACCATCAGAAATGAGG GACAACTCCAGCAAGACTCCTGCTTCTGCTCGTCATAAGAGAGGATGCAACTGCAAGAAATCAGGCTGCTTGAAGAAATACTGTGAATGCTATCAG GGTGGCGTCGGCTGCTCCATTAACTGCAGATGTGAAGGGTGTAAGAATGCATTCGGTAGAAAAGACG GCATGGAGGCTGAAGTCGAAGAAGAAATGCATGCATCTGAGATGAGCATGTCCGACAAAGGTTTGCAGAAGATTGTAATAGAGAATGACGTGCAACAGAATCCGGAAGAATTCGCAACTCCTGCAACTCCTCTACGGGGAGGAAG GCAATCAGTTCAGCTCCCGGTTTCCTCAAAGAAGAAGCCACCACGATCTTCGTTCCCTTCCATTGGCTCCTCCTCCTCGAGTGTCCTTCCTAAACAAGGATTTGGGAAGTCAAGCTTCTTTCCTCCTCCACCAAAGTTCGACACCATCAGAGAAGATGAGATCCCCGACGTTCTCCAAGGCGGAGGAGGGTCTCCCGATGGAGGCGTCCAGTCAGCCTCCCCTAACCGGAAGAGAGTGTCGCCGCCTCACAATGCAGGCGGCATGTCCCCTGGCCCGAAGAGCAGCCGCAAGCTCATCCTTGAGTCGATACCATCGTTCCCGTCTCTCACTCGGAACCAGTGA